The Vicia villosa cultivar HV-30 ecotype Madison, WI linkage group LG1, Vvil1.0, whole genome shotgun sequence genome includes a region encoding these proteins:
- the LOC131642120 gene encoding uncharacterized protein LOC131642120: MSLLHLQPINGKSQLLVRTPFSHKKYGRKPFIFRPQAVSSKTQRIMEGVSVSGEVGGAGGAYSYQALKRLDQLWSNICSPQQVVQEPQQVVSTIPSLFTSSDLADKAQGSYDVIVCGGTLGIFIATALCARGLRVAVVERNVLKGREQEWNISRKELLELVEVGVLEEDDIERVTAAKFNPNRCGFERKGDIWVNNILNLGVSPARLIEIVKKRFISLGGVILEGLSVSCINVYDDAAVLKLSGDNILSSRLIIDAMGNFSPIVKQIRRGRKPDGVCLVVGTCARGFENNSLSDVIFSSSTVKKVGDSKAQYFWEAFPAGSGPLDRTTYMFTYVEPRPGSPKLEELLEEYWELMPEYQGVSLDNLEILRVLYGIFPTYRESPLPAAFSRVLQFGDASGIQSPVSFGGFGSLTRHLGRLSAGIHEAISGDYLDAYNLSLLNPYMPNLSASWLFQRAMSAKQQSDEVPEDFINELLYANFSCMQRLGDPVLRPFLQDVVQFGPLSKTLGLVMLTRPQILPSIFKQVGIPVLLDWFRHFLMLGYYTFLATFADPIVRPLINTLPSKTSFQWKRHLEAWKYGSGLDYKL; this comes from the exons ATGTCATTGCTTCATCTTCAACCCATCAATGGAAAATCTCAGCTTTTGGTGAGGACTCCATTCTCCCACAAGAAATATGGCAGAAAACCCTTCATTTTCAGACCACAAGCTGTTTCCTCCAAAACCCAG aggATAATGGAGGGTGTTTCAGTGAGTGGAGAAGTTGGTGGTGCTGGTGGAGCATACTCATATCAAGCCTTGAAAAGATTAGATCAGCTATGGTCAAACATTTGCTCACCTCAACAAG TTGTGCAAGAACCTCAGCAAGTTGTCTCTACAATACCTAGCTTGTTTACCTCATCTGATCTTGCTGACAAAGCACAAGGTTCATATGATGTGATAGTGTGTGGAGGTACTCTTGGAATTTTCATTGCCACAGCGTTGTGTGCTAGGGGTCTTCGAGTTGCCGTTGTCGAAAGGAATGTGTTGAAAGGG AGAGAACAAGAGTGGAACATATCAAGAAAGGAGCTTTTGGAACTTGTAGAAGTTGGAGTTTTGGAAGAAGATGACATTGAAAGAGTCACAGCAGCAAAATTTAATCCT AATAGATGTGGATTTGAAAGGAAAGGAGATATATGGGTCAACAACATTCTTAATCTCGGTGTTTC ACCTGCCAGGCTTATAGAGATTGTAAAGAAACGTTTTATTTCCCTTGGGGGAGTCATTTTGGAGGGCTTAAGTGTCTCTTGCATAAATGTTTACGACGATGCTGCA gttcTGAAACTTTCCGGTGACAACATCTTGTCATCTCGTCTTATAATCGATGCCATGGGGAACTTTTCGCCTATTGTAAAACAG ATACGGCGCGGGAGGAAGCCTGATGGTGTTTGTCTAGTTGTTGGAACCTGCGCACGCGGCTTTGAAAATAACTCGCTTAGTGATGTGATATTCAGCAGTTCAACTGTAAAGAAAGTCGGAGATTCAAAAGCACAATATTTTTGGGAG GCATTTCCAGCAGGCTCGGGTCCTCTTGATCGTACTACTTATATGTTCACTTACGTAGAACCTCGACCCGGATCCCCGAAATTGGAAGAACTGTTGGAAGAATATTGGGAGCTTATGCCAGAATATCAG GGTGTTTCACTTGACAATCTAGAGATACTGCGAGTTCTTTACGGGATATTTCCAACATATCGCGAGAG CCCACTACCAGCGGCTTTTAGTAGAGTTTTGCAG TTTGGTGATGCCAGTGGTATACAATCACCGGTATCATTTGGTGGTTTTGGGAGTTTAACAAGGCATCTTGGGAGACTGTCAGCTG GAATACATGAAGCAATCAGTGGTGATTATCTTGACGCATACAACTTGTCTCTGTTGAATCCATATATG CCCAACTTGAGTGCTTCATGGTTGTTCCAAAGAGCAATGTCAGCGAAGCAACAGTCCGATGAAGTTCCTGAAGATTTTATCAATGAACTTCTTTATGCCAATTTTAGTTGTATGCAG AGGCTTGGGGATCCAGTGCTACGACCATTTCTGCAGGATGTCGTACAGTTTGGGCCACTTTCAAAGACACTAGGACTGGTTATGTTAACAAGGCCTCAAATACTCCCATCCATATTCAAACAG GTTGGTATTCCTGTACTGCTTGATTGGTTCAGACATTTTCTGATGCTGGGTTATTACACCTTTCTCGCGACCTTTGCTGATCCTATTGTGAG GCCATTAATAAATACACTACCATCCAAGACGAGTTTCCAGTGGAAACGACATCTCGAGGCTTGGAAATATGGATCTGGTCTTGATTACAAGCTATAG
- the LOC131642131 gene encoding uncharacterized protein LOC131642131, with the protein MSFLAGRLAGKEAAYFFQESKQAITKLSQKNPPISKINSDERHVVQDHADVLPEILKHSLPSKLFKDETADSLSFSASKWILPSDPKIRYSVSPDVINPLRGFVSLPRATFGPKRWEMPESTHGVSASTANELRQDRYEFHANPEKLKAASEGLANLGKAFAIATAVVFGGAAMVIGTVASKLELHNMDDLKTKGKDVVEPQLDNIKKQFIPMKIWAENMSKKWHLERKDVEQKAFVKDLSNLFGAK; encoded by the exons ATGAGTTTTCTAGCGGGAAGGTTAGCAGGAAAAGAAGCTGCTTATTTCTTCCAGGAATCCAAACAAGCCATTACAAAATTATCCCAAAAGAATCCACCAATCTCAAAAATCAATTCAGATGAACGACACGTCGTTCAAGATCACGCCGACGTTCTTCCAGAAATTCTCAAACACTCTCTTCCTTCCAAATTATTCAAAGACGAAACGGCGGATTCATTATCGTTCTCTGCATCCAAATGGATCCTTCCTTCTGATCCCAAAATTCGATATTCTGTGTCTCCTGATGTTATCAATCCTCTTCGTGGTTTCGTTTCTTTGCCCCGAGCTACCTTTGGCCCCAAGAG GTGGGAAATGCCTGAATCAACACACGGGGTTTCAGCCTCTACAGCTAATGAACTGCGTCAGGACCGATATGAATTTCATGCTAACCCGGAAAAATTAAAAGCAGCATCTGAAGGGCTTGCAAATC TTGGAAAGGCATTTGCTATTGCCACTGCAGTTGTATTTGGTGGTGCTGCGATGGTAATCGGTACAGTGGCATCCAAGTTAGAACTGCATAAT ATGGATGACCTCAAAACTAAAGGAAAGGATGTTGTTGAGCCACAACTTGATAATATCAAAAAGCAATTTATTCCCATGAAAATATGG GCTGAAAATATGTCAAAAAAGTGGCATTTGGAAAGGAAAGATGTCGAGCAGAAGGCTTTCGTAAAAGATCTATCTAACCTTTTTGGTGCTAAATAA